DNA sequence from the Caminibacter pacificus genome:
TCAGGAACGTCATCAAGGTCTCTTTCATAATTTTTTACCGGTATGAGTACTTTTTTGATTTTAGCTTTATAAGCGGCTATCAGTTTTTCTTTAAGCCCGCCGATTGGTAAAACTTCTCCGGTTAGAGTAATTTCACCCGTCATCGCTACGTCGGATTTTACTTTTGTTTCGCTAAATATACTTGCAATTGCCGTTGCCATCGTAATTCCCGCACTCGGTCCGTCTTTTGGTATCGCTCCCTCAGGTACGTGAATATGGACGTTGTATTTGTAATAAATCGGCTCTTTAGATTTCTCTTTTACTTTTATTTTTTTGTTGTCGATTAAGACTTTGATAAGTGTAAATGCTATATGAGCCGATTCTTTCATAACGTCTCCGAGTTGCCCGGTTAAGATAACTTGGCCTTTTCCTCTATATTTTACGGCTTCGACTTTAAGTACGTCTCCACCAACAGGAGTCCATGCAAGTCCGTTTACCACTCCGACTTTGTCTTTTTTCTCTACGGCTTCGATTCCGTAATAGCCTTTTTCGAGATAATCTTTTAAGTTTTTGAGCGTAACTTTTACTTTTTCTTTACCTTCTAAAATCTCAAGAGCGGCTTTTCTCATAATTTTCGCGATTATTCTTCTTAAGTTTCTAACACCCGCTTCTTTTGTATATTTGTCTATTATTTCTCTTAACGCCGCATCGCTAATAGAGACTTCGCTTTTTTTAAGAGAATGTTTTTTCGCTTCTTGCGGAATAAGGTATCTTTTTGCTATTTCGAATTTCTCTTGAGGTGTGTAGCTTCCTATAAAAATCATCTCCATTCTGTCTCTAAGAGGTGCCGGAATGGTGCTCGGGTCGTTTGCCGTTGCGATAAATAGTACTTTGCTTAAATCAAGATCGAAATTCAGATATAAATCCCTAAAATGTGTATTTTGTTCAGGGTCTAATATCTCAAGAAGTACGGCTGTCGGGTCTCCTCTGTATCTTGAGATTTTGTCTATTTCATCAAGTACCATAACCGGGTTCATCTCTTTTGCGTTGATGATTCCCTGAGCAATACGTCCTGGCATTGCTCCGATGTAAGTTCTTCTGTGACCTCTTAGTTCGTTTACGTCTTCAAGTCCCCCAAGAGCGATTCTAACAAGGTTTCTATCAAGCGCTTTTGCTATCGAATTTGCAAGACTCGTTTTACCAACTCCCGGAGGCCCTACAAAACATAAAGTGGCGCCGCTGAATTCTTCGTTTCTTTTCTTAGCAAGCTCTTTTGCCGCAAAATATTCTACTATTCTCTCTTTTGGTTTTTTTAGTCCGTAATGGTCTTTATCAAGCCTTTTTTGAAGTTCTTCAATACTGAAATCTTCTTTTGCATAGTTACAAAACGGAACTTCCAAAGCCCATTCGATATAGTTTTGAGTCGTGGTAGCTTCGGCACTATCGGGGTGCATACGTGATAAGCGGTCGATTTGTTTTTTTATCTCTTTATATGCGTCTTCTCTCATGCAAGGTTTTAATTGTTCGAGTTTTTCTCTATACTCTTTTATCTCTTCTTCAAGCTCGTTTGTCATACCGAGCTCTTGTTGGATAAGTTTTAGTTGTTGTTTTAGAAGATGTTCTCTATTGGCTTCTTGGACTTGCTCCATTACTTTTCTTGAGAGCTCGTTTTTTAGTTTGATAGATTCAATTTCTTCTAAAATAAAATGAATTAATTTAATAAGTCTCTCTTTTGTGTTTATTTCTTTGAAAAGTTCGTATCCTTTTTCGATAGGAAGTTTTAGAGAACTTGCAATAATATCTACTATTCTATCGGCGTCTGAATTGCTGTCTATAATTTTTATAAAGTCTTTTGGAAAAAACGGATTAAGTTCGCTCAAAGTAACAATATGCTCTTTTAGCGTTTCAAGAAGTGCGGAAACTTCTTTTTTATCTCCAGGTTCGCTTGCTACTTTATCAACAATCGCAATTGTCGGGTTTTTATCGGTAATTTCGATAATTTTACCTCTTGCAAGCCCTTGAAATAGGATTTTTACTTTGCCTTCAGGGAGTGTTACTTTTCTGATAATAGTACCGATAGTCCCGTAAGTTCCGGGTTCGTCTTTTATTGAGACGAAGATTAAAGAGTGGTCGTTTATTGCTTTTTGAATAGCTATAATATCCTCTTTTTCTTCAAGAAAAATCGGAATAATCATAAAAGGATAAATTAACTCTTTTTCTTTTATTACGGGAATTTCAGCCGGTAAATCTTTATAGTTTTCTAATGTCATGTCTCTCCTTACCAATAAAATAGTTTTTTATACCATGGAATTACAGGCGGTTTTGAATCTTTTGGTAATGTAGTTTTGTATTTTTGAGCGGCTTTTATTTTGCCTTCTTTTTTATATAGCTTATATATTTTAGCGTATAGATATTTTTTTGTCAAGAGTGCTTTCATATAAATTGTGTTTACTTCGTATAAGAAGTTTGAGTTGGGATACTGCAATTTGTAATTTTCACACTCTTTTATCAAATTGAGGATTTTTCCTTCGTTTGTGTATGAGTTTTGGTAAGAGAGAAAATCTATTTTGATTTTTTGGTATTCGCACCAAGGAATTTCTTGTGGGGTTGCGAATCTTTTTTCGTATTGATTCAAATAAAATTTCGCAAGCTGAAAATCCTCATTTTTTAGATGAGCGTAAAAAAGCATTAATAAATCTTCTTTTATATAAATAGAACCCGGAAACGCGGCTTCAAGGTCCAAAAGATAATTATCGGCATTGTCATAATATCCACTTTCTAAAGCTTTGTAAATTTGGTTGTGAATTCCAAGAGC
Encoded proteins:
- the lon gene encoding endopeptidase La — its product is MTLENYKDLPAEIPVIKEKELIYPFMIIPIFLEEKEDIIAIQKAINDHSLIFVSIKDEPGTYGTIGTIIRKVTLPEGKVKILFQGLARGKIIEITDKNPTIAIVDKVASEPGDKKEVSALLETLKEHIVTLSELNPFFPKDFIKIIDSNSDADRIVDIIASSLKLPIEKGYELFKEINTKERLIKLIHFILEEIESIKLKNELSRKVMEQVQEANREHLLKQQLKLIQQELGMTNELEEEIKEYREKLEQLKPCMREDAYKEIKKQIDRLSRMHPDSAEATTTQNYIEWALEVPFCNYAKEDFSIEELQKRLDKDHYGLKKPKERIVEYFAAKELAKKRNEEFSGATLCFVGPPGVGKTSLANSIAKALDRNLVRIALGGLEDVNELRGHRRTYIGAMPGRIAQGIINAKEMNPVMVLDEIDKISRYRGDPTAVLLEILDPEQNTHFRDLYLNFDLDLSKVLFIATANDPSTIPAPLRDRMEMIFIGSYTPQEKFEIAKRYLIPQEAKKHSLKKSEVSISDAALREIIDKYTKEAGVRNLRRIIAKIMRKAALEILEGKEKVKVTLKNLKDYLEKGYYGIEAVEKKDKVGVVNGLAWTPVGGDVLKVEAVKYRGKGQVILTGQLGDVMKESAHIAFTLIKVLIDNKKIKVKEKSKEPIYYKYNVHIHVPEGAIPKDGPSAGITMATAIASIFSETKVKSDVAMTGEITLTGEVLPIGGLKEKLIAAYKAKIKKVLIPVKNYERDLDDVPEEVKEGLEIVPVKTIDEVLDHALVK
- the bamD gene encoding outer membrane protein assembly factor BamD, whose protein sequence is MRKIIFLLPFLLFLACSNKTAEKTANSALGIHNQIYKALESGYYDNADNYLLDLEAAFPGSIYIKEDLLMLFYAHLKNEDFQLAKFYLNQYEKRFATPQEIPWCEYQKIKIDFLSYQNSYTNEGKILNLIKECENYKLQYPNSNFLYEVNTIYMKALLTKKYLYAKIYKLYKKEGKIKAAQKYKTTLPKDSKPPVIPWYKKLFYW